In the genome of Mucilaginibacter terrenus, one region contains:
- a CDS encoding DoxX family membrane protein, translated as MKLTILISRLLLGFLYLVFGLDYFLHFIPYQPPLHPGNAGIFKAGLMAAGYFYPMQKTIQVLGGLSLLINRYAPIAAVVLFPISLNVLLFHTLLAPEGWLMGVFLIVPNLLLGLGWWKYYRSMFVRKAE; from the coding sequence GTGAAACTCACAATACTTATCTCGCGCCTGCTGCTGGGCTTTTTGTACCTGGTATTCGGGCTGGACTACTTTCTGCATTTTATACCCTACCAACCACCTTTGCACCCGGGCAATGCGGGTATCTTCAAAGCAGGGTTAATGGCGGCAGGCTACTTTTACCCCATGCAAAAAACCATACAGGTATTAGGCGGTTTAAGCTTACTCATTAACCGGTATGCGCCGATAGCTGCTGTGGTGTTGTTCCCGATAAGCCTTAACGTACTGCTATTCCATACCCTGCTTGCACCTGAAGGCTGGCTGATGGGCGTTTTCCTGATAGTGCCCAATCTGCTCTTAGGCTTAGGCTGGTGGAAATACTACAGGAGCATGTTTGTGCGCAAGGCGGAGTAA
- a CDS encoding VOC family protein — MKQSIIHISLIVRDYDEAISFYVNKLNFNLVEDTQLNSFKRWVLVQPKGGAGCCLLLAKATNNQQLAAVGNQSGGRVFMFLETDDFNRDYNNMLANNITFVRKPVVESYGTVAVFQDLYGNLWDLIQRSA; from the coding sequence ATGAAGCAATCCATTATCCATATTTCTCTTATTGTTAGAGACTACGACGAGGCAATAAGCTTCTATGTAAATAAACTGAACTTTAACTTAGTAGAGGATACACAGCTAAACAGCTTCAAACGGTGGGTGCTTGTTCAGCCGAAAGGTGGTGCAGGCTGTTGCCTGCTGCTGGCGAAAGCGACTAACAATCAGCAATTGGCCGCTGTTGGTAATCAAAGCGGTGGAAGGGTGTTCATGTTTCTGGAAACAGATGACTTTAATCGTGATTATAACAACATGCTGGCCAATAACATCACCTTTGTGCGGAAACCAGTAGTCGAAAGCTACGGAACGGTCGCGGTTTTTCAAGATCTGTATGGAAATCTATGGGACTTAATTCAGCGCTCAGCGTGA
- a CDS encoding anti-phage dCTP deaminase has product MSLSLRNLIEQKVEITRSQTSRQKVENTLTEEIIIGICAPIGSMREEVIQSLKHQMSDAYNYEVQVIKLSNFISEYNNIELIEKPGQTRQFTELMNKIEGGDQLRKKTNSNSCLVEFAIMQILNERFGRDVVNTDQDINELIIELKTRRKCYIIDSLKNKEELDLLRAVYGGIFYCISVFSPDFEKRNILARKNLSHTEIDKLISTDEYENNTHGQNVRNTFIEGDFFIRVSEANKHNVNTKLSRFLNIIFESEIVTPAPDEIAMYEAKSAAGNSACLSRQVGASITNDKGEIISRGWNDVPKFGGNLYKDGDQEDHRCITTKLCSNDLKKDDLTEDIAKNILSNTTLHQMLFASKTQLEIREITETLKKTIRSNSKVKDLIEFSRSVHAEMHAIIIGSQLAGRRMIGGKLFCTTYPCHNCARHIIVAGIKEIFYIEPYKKSLGTILHEDALTEDENSNENKTKILMFDGVAPRRYLEFFTLKSPRKGIDGKVIVIDKKKIYPKSRLTLQALPTLEMQSVHSLTESGIL; this is encoded by the coding sequence ATGTCCCTATCCTTACGAAACCTAATTGAGCAAAAAGTTGAAATCACTAGAAGCCAAACATCTAGACAAAAAGTTGAAAATACCTTAACAGAAGAAATAATAATTGGAATTTGTGCTCCGATAGGATCAATGAGGGAAGAAGTAATCCAATCATTGAAACACCAAATGAGCGACGCATATAATTATGAAGTTCAGGTTATTAAATTGAGTAATTTTATTTCTGAGTATAATAACATCGAGCTTATTGAAAAACCTGGTCAAACACGACAGTTTACTGAATTAATGAATAAAATAGAGGGTGGGGACCAGTTACGTAAAAAAACCAATAGTAATTCTTGTCTTGTTGAGTTTGCAATAATGCAAATATTGAATGAACGATTTGGAAGAGATGTCGTTAATACTGACCAAGATATAAATGAACTCATAATAGAGTTGAAAACGCGCCGCAAATGTTACATTATAGACTCGCTTAAAAACAAAGAAGAGCTTGATTTACTGAGAGCAGTATACGGTGGAATTTTCTATTGCATTAGCGTGTTTTCTCCTGATTTTGAAAAAAGAAATATATTGGCTCGAAAAAATCTTTCACATACAGAAATTGATAAACTGATATCAACCGATGAGTACGAAAATAACACACATGGTCAAAATGTAAGAAACACTTTCATAGAGGGAGATTTTTTTATAAGAGTGTCAGAAGCTAACAAGCATAATGTCAATACAAAACTTTCTAGATTTTTAAATATTATTTTTGAAAGTGAAATAGTCACTCCAGCACCTGATGAAATTGCGATGTATGAAGCCAAATCAGCTGCTGGTAATTCAGCTTGTCTGTCAAGGCAAGTTGGAGCATCTATAACCAATGACAAAGGAGAAATTATTTCTAGAGGGTGGAATGATGTTCCAAAGTTTGGTGGAAATCTTTATAAAGATGGCGATCAGGAAGACCATCGTTGCATAACTACAAAATTATGCAGTAATGATTTAAAGAAGGATGATTTGACTGAAGATATAGCAAAAAATATTCTTTCAAATACTACCCTGCATCAAATGCTTTTTGCTAGCAAAACCCAACTAGAGATAAGGGAAATAACCGAAACGTTGAAAAAGACCATCCGTTCTAATTCAAAGGTGAAAGATTTGATAGAATTTTCTCGTTCTGTGCATGCTGAGATGCATGCCATTATTATTGGGAGTCAGTTAGCCGGACGGAGAATGATAGGTGGAAAGTTATTTTGTACAACATATCCTTGTCATAATTGTGCTCGACATATAATTGTTGCAGGTATAAAGGAGATATTTTACATTGAACCATACAAAAAAAGTTTAGGAACAATTTTACATGAAGATGCGCTCACAGAAGACGAAAATAGCAATGAAAACAAAACGAAAATTTTGATGTTCGACGGAGTAGCGCCTAGACGTTACCTGGAATTTTTCACATTGAAAAGTCCAAGAAAGGGAATTGATGGAAAAGTAATTGTTATCGATAAAAAGAAAATATATCCTAAATCTAGATTAACTTTGCAGGCACTACCTACTTTAGAAATGCAATCAGTACATTCGTTAACAGAGTCAGGAATTTTATAA